A genomic region of Aspergillus oryzae RIB40 DNA, chromosome 1 contains the following coding sequences:
- a CDS encoding uncharacterized protein (predicted protein) codes for MRHRISKKHEMQKIEVEFINQSMDRLNLPANTDELARQTLVRIFRELKLSPSSDTEEKQVWMVDQESMSVQMPEHFEQLMTDIALVYSTEDSKSSSIRPKADGVLLHLSAIVRRKKDQLYADSSLPSHHIHAAPYWHFQTTTTGSDDLAFKASVDYVLWYGACGDWDTNLAVVRSSGLLDDECWAALPSMSVVYAARKARKYKGGIYGVCTDSHTWTFLHLSDRGRSARAGPESSGANKR; via the exons ATGAGACACCGCATCAGCAAAAAGCACGAAATGCAGAAGATAGAGGTGGAATTCATCAATCAGTCTATGGATCGGCTTAACCTCCCCGCCAACACAGATGAGCTAGCCAGACAGACTCTTGTCCGTATATTTCGCGAGCTTAAGCTTTCCCCTAGTTCAGATACCGAAGAAAAACAGGTGTGGATGGTTGACCAGGAGAGTATGAGCGTTCAGATGCCGGAACACTTTG AGCAACTGATGACCGACATCGCCCTTGTATACTCCACTGAAGATTCCAAGTCAAGCTCGATCCGACCCAAAGCGGACGGGGTTCTGTTGCACCTGTCGGCTATcgtgaggaggaagaaggatcaACTTTACGCTGATTCATCACTGCCCAGTCATCACATTCACGCAGCACCGTACTGGCATTTCCAGACAACAACCACTGGATCTGATGATCTGGCTTTCAAGGCATCGGTGGACTACGTTCTGTGGTATGGAGCATGTGGAGATTGGGACACAAACTTGGCGGTAGTTCGAAGCAGCGGTCTACTGGATGACGAATGCTGGGCAGCTCTTCCGAGCATGTCGGTCGTTTATGCCGCccgaaaagcaagaaagtaTAAGGGTGGCATCTATGGAGTCTGTACCGATAGCCACACTTGGACCTTCTTGCACCTCAGCGACAGAGGCCGT